The DNA sequence AGATTCAATAATGACCGACCACTTCAAACAGGACGACGGAATCGAGCGGATACTCAGCGAACAGGAAGACCGCGACAGCACCCCGGTTACCTATGACATTGCAACCTACCCCGCCGACTACACCCTCCAGGGCATCGTCGACTTGTACCGAAATAACAGCATCTTGATCCCCCCCTACCAGCGCAAGTTCGTCTGGTCCATCAAACAGTCAAGTCGTCTAATCGAATCGTTCCTGCTAGGCTTACCGGTCCCAGCCATCTTCCTATACATGGAGCCCGAGAGCAACAACCGTCTTCTCGTTGTCGACGGCCAACAGAGGCTCCTCAGCATTGTCTACTTCTTCGAAGGCTACTTTGGCCCCCCAGTCGCGCGCAGGCGCAGCATCTTCAGACTCACCGGGTTGAACCCATCTAGCCCTTACTCCGAGAAGACATACTCCGACCTTAGCCAAACTGATGAAGCAACCTACAACAGGTTTAACGCGTCCGTGCTTAGAGCGTTCGTCATCCGCCAGTTGCGCCCGCGCGACAACACCAGCATGTTCCACCTCTTCGAAAGGCTCAACACCGGCGGAACGCAGCTCGTAGGCCAGGAAATCCGCAACTGCATCTATCACGGCCCATTTAACGACATGCTCGTTAAGCTCAACGAGCTGGCCGAATGGCGCCTGATATTCGGCAAAACCCTCCCCGACAAGAGACAGCGCGATATAGAGCTCATATTGCGCTTCCTCGCCCTCCACCATGACGCACACCGCTACGACAGACCAATGAAGGACTTCCTCTCCAATTACATGCGCACCCATCAGTCCGACCAAGACGCATCCCGTGCCTACACCAAACTCTTCGCTAACACAACCACAGCAGTACTGGACAGCCTGGGAGAACGTCCCTTCCACATACGGGCCGGCTTGAACGCGGCCGTCTTCGACTCTGTGTACGCTGCTTTCGCTCGCCATGCGACTGCCATTCCACCCGACATCAAGGGGAGGTACCACCGCCTCGTAAGCGATAAGGAATATCAGGCGGCTGTCAGCAGCGCCACTACCGACCGCGAGGTCGTCACCAAGCGCCTGGCACTCGCCGACAAGACTCTCTTCGGAAGGTAGCGTGTGATCTTCACGGCAATTCAGGATTCCCTCGAAACCTGCCGAGTCCACCTCGACACCGTCCCCATCTCTGACCTCACTAGACCAGAGCTCGAGAGCAGACTTGTAGCTAGTCTCGTTCTTCTCATTGTGTCCGAGTACGAGGTGCTGATCGAAAACCTATTCAACCAGCGCGTCGCCGCCTGTGGCGATGCTCACGTCTGCAATTACTTTCGGAAGTCAATCGGCCGCAAGTTCCGTAGTCCCGATCTCAGCAAGATCACCGAAGTCCTCAGAATGTTCGGCTCTGACTACGAGGGCTACTTCTCCTCGATTGTCTTCAACACCCCAGAGCAGGCAGCCTGGGACAACATCATCAAAGAGCGCCACGCCGTGGTCCACAAGAGTGGTAACCGTCAGCTGACCCTCCGTGAGCTCCTCGCTACCTATCCACAAACCTGCAGGGTCATCCACGCCCTCAAGCAGACTCTGCGCCTACCCTGAACACGGCAATTCCGGGGAATTCCGGGGAATTCCGGGGACAGTCGACTTAATTACCCCGGAATCGGCCCCCAATGGTAAGTCGCAGTAATTAAGTCGACTGTCCCGGAAATGGGGCCGCTTTGCCCGCCGTTCCCCCGTCTTTGGCCTTTCTGCTATAATACCCGCGTGCGCGGG is a window from the Armatimonadota bacterium genome containing:
- a CDS encoding HEPN domain-containing protein — protein: MIFTAIQDSLETCRVHLDTVPISDLTRPELESRLVASLVLLIVSEYEVLIENLFNQRVAACGDAHVCNYFRKSIGRKFRSPDLSKITEVLRMFGSDYEGYFSSIVFNTPEQAAWDNIIKERHAVVHKSGNRQLTLRELLATYPQTCRVIHALKQTLRLP
- a CDS encoding DUF262 domain-containing protein; this translates as MTDHFKQDDGIERILSEQEDRDSTPVTYDIATYPADYTLQGIVDLYRNNSILIPPYQRKFVWSIKQSSRLIESFLLGLPVPAIFLYMEPESNNRLLVVDGQQRLLSIVYFFEGYFGPPVARRRSIFRLTGLNPSSPYSEKTYSDLSQTDEATYNRFNASVLRAFVIRQLRPRDNTSMFHLFERLNTGGTQLVGQEIRNCIYHGPFNDMLVKLNELAEWRLIFGKTLPDKRQRDIELILRFLALHHDAHRYDRPMKDFLSNYMRTHQSDQDASRAYTKLFANTTTAVLDSLGERPFHIRAGLNAAVFDSVYAAFARHATAIPPDIKGRYHRLVSDKEYQAAVSSATTDREVVTKRLALADKTLFGR